From Bosea sp. NBC_00550, the proteins below share one genomic window:
- the thiD gene encoding bifunctional hydroxymethylpyrimidine kinase/phosphomethylpyrimidine kinase has product MTAIALTIAGSDSSGGAGIQADLKTFAAHQVYGASVIVALTAQNTRGVSAIHAVPRDFVTKQMDAVFEDLDVGAVKIGMLATAELIETVAAGLKRYGAKNIVLDPVMIAASGARLLEEEAVAAIRKHLFPLATLITPNLPEAAALLGSSIAETDQAVDDQAEKLAALGAANVLIKGGHGSGDVSSDLLRLAGGARQRFNAPRLETRNTHGTGCTLSSAIASNLAKGLPLPEAVGHAKTYISAAIAAADQVPVGHGHGPVHHFHHWWDKTDGSQP; this is encoded by the coding sequence TTGACCGCCATCGCCCTCACCATCGCCGGCTCGGATTCGAGCGGCGGCGCCGGCATCCAGGCCGATCTCAAGACCTTCGCGGCGCATCAGGTCTATGGCGCCAGCGTCATCGTCGCGCTGACGGCGCAGAACACTAGGGGCGTCAGCGCGATTCATGCCGTGCCGCGCGATTTCGTCACGAAGCAGATGGATGCCGTCTTCGAGGATCTCGATGTCGGCGCGGTCAAGATCGGCATGCTCGCGACGGCCGAGCTGATCGAGACGGTCGCGGCCGGGCTGAAGCGGTACGGCGCGAAGAACATCGTGCTCGATCCGGTGATGATCGCCGCCTCCGGCGCGCGACTGCTGGAGGAAGAGGCCGTGGCGGCCATCCGCAAGCATCTCTTTCCGCTGGCGACGCTGATCACCCCGAACTTGCCCGAGGCGGCGGCTTTGCTCGGCTCCAGCATCGCCGAGACCGACCAGGCCGTCGATGACCAGGCCGAGAAGCTCGCTGCGCTCGGCGCCGCGAACGTGCTGATCAAGGGCGGCCATGGCAGCGGCGATGTCAGCAGCGACCTGCTTCGGCTCGCTGGCGGTGCGCGCCAGCGCTTCAACGCCCCGCGCCTCGAAACCCGCAACACCCATGGCACGGGCTGCACCCTCTCCTCGGCGATCGCTTCCAACCTCGCCAAGGGACTGCCCCTGCCGGAGGCCGTCGGCCACGCCAAGACCTATATCTCCGCCGCGATCGCCGCCGCCGATCAGGTTCCGGTTGGCCATGGCCACGGGCCGGTGCATCATTTCCACCATTGGTGGGACAAGACCGACGGGAGTCAGCCATGA
- a CDS encoding ABC transporter ATP-binding protein, translating into MKKTSPGSVRRAFQPWNDPAAKPLVTFRGVTKRFGDVTAVGDLSLALYPREFFALLGPSGCGKTTLMRMLAGFERPDEGTILLDGQDITGIPPHLRPINMMFQSYALFPHLTVAGNIAYGLKREGLARAEIDRRVDEMLALVKLSGLGGRKPHQLSGGQRQRVALARSLAKRPKLLLLDEPMAALDKKLREQTQFELMDLQSELGLTFMVVTHDQDEAMTMADRMAVMDHGKLVQIGPPDVIYEAPANRHVAEFVGDINIFEGQVEVVDGELVRAQVPLVGAVELDEEAPALKPGEALLVGIRPEKIEIGHDEPGQVVNKVAGEIWDIGYLGDFTMIQVMIGGEGGQLVKVALANRTRRMARPFAWDDKVWLSWDVEAGVVLPP; encoded by the coding sequence ATGAAGAAGACCTCGCCCGGCAGCGTGCGCCGGGCTTTCCAACCCTGGAACGACCCGGCGGCGAAACCGTTGGTCACGTTCCGGGGCGTGACCAAGCGTTTCGGCGACGTGACTGCCGTGGGCGATCTTTCGCTCGCGCTCTATCCCCGCGAGTTCTTCGCGCTGCTCGGGCCTTCCGGCTGCGGCAAGACCACGCTGATGCGCATGCTCGCCGGCTTCGAGAGGCCGGACGAAGGCACGATCCTGCTCGACGGGCAGGACATCACCGGCATTCCGCCGCATCTGCGGCCAATCAACATGATGTTCCAGTCCTACGCGCTGTTCCCGCATCTGACTGTGGCCGGCAACATCGCCTATGGGCTGAAGCGCGAAGGGCTGGCGCGTGCCGAGATCGACCGGCGTGTCGACGAGATGCTGGCGCTGGTCAAGCTCTCCGGGCTCGGCGGGCGCAAGCCGCATCAGCTCTCCGGCGGCCAGCGCCAGCGCGTCGCGCTCGCCCGCTCGCTGGCCAAGCGGCCGAAGCTGCTGCTGCTCGACGAGCCGATGGCGGCGCTCGACAAGAAGCTGCGCGAGCAGACCCAGTTCGAGCTGATGGACCTGCAGAGCGAGCTCGGCCTCACCTTCATGGTCGTCACCCATGATCAGGACGAGGCGATGACCATGGCCGACCGCATGGCGGTGATGGATCACGGCAAGCTCGTCCAAATCGGCCCGCCGGACGTGATCTACGAGGCGCCCGCCAATCGCCACGTTGCCGAGTTCGTCGGTGACATCAATATCTTCGAGGGCCAGGTCGAAGTGGTCGATGGCGAACTGGTCCGGGCGCAGGTGCCGCTCGTCGGCGCCGTCGAGCTCGACGAGGAGGCGCCGGCGCTGAAGCCGGGCGAGGCCTTACTGGTCGGTATCCGGCCCGAAAAGATAGAGATCGGCCATGACGAGCCGGGCCAAGTGGTCAACAAGGTCGCCGGCGAGATCTGGGATATCGGCTATCTCGGCGACTTCACCATGATCCAGGTGATGATCGGGGGAGAGGGCGGCCAACTGGTCAAGGTCGCGCTTGCCAACCGCACGCGCCGGATGGCGCGGCCCTTCGCCTGGGACGACAAGGTCTGGCTCTCCTGGGATGTCGAGGCCGGCGTAGTGCTGCCGCCATGA
- a CDS encoding antitoxin MazE family protein: MAASTARRVQKRREALRAAGLRPIQIWIPDTRQPGFNEECRRQARMAAAADGADHDLDGFIDAALEDLDRAPE; encoded by the coding sequence ATGGCAGCTTCGACAGCCAGACGCGTCCAGAAGCGCCGTGAAGCACTGCGGGCAGCCGGCTTGCGACCTATCCAGATCTGGATCCCCGATACGAGACAGCCCGGCTTCAACGAGGAATGCCGACGGCAAGCGCGAATGGCAGCAGCAGCCGACGGTGCCGACCATGATCTGGACGGTTTTATCGACGCGGCTCTGGAAGACCTGGACCGCGCTCCTGAATGA
- a CDS encoding polyamine ABC transporter substrate-binding protein codes for MGLGFLAAPAAAQDKQLRIFNWSDYVDPEVLDAFKKETGITVVYDTFDQMETVETKLLAGKTGYDLIVVTASFLPRHIPLGLYQPVDKDKAPNLRNLWPEIQTRLSKYDPGNKYAVNYMWGTTGVGYNTAKIKERLGPDAVIDSWKIVFEPEQLKKLSNCGVHVLDAVEEMFPAALRYLGLDPDSKNEADLNKAGELLRKIRPHIQKFHSSEYINALANGDICLAVGYSGDILQAKKRAEEAKNGVQIAYSIPKEGALMWFDSFVIPKDAGNVDAAMKFIDFVNRPAMAAKNSDFIQYANGNIASKPLLSAAVRDNPGIYPSDAVMARLYTITPYDQKAQRLVNRLWIRVKTGK; via the coding sequence ATGGGACTGGGATTTCTGGCCGCGCCGGCGGCCGCGCAGGACAAACAGCTGCGCATCTTCAACTGGTCGGACTATGTCGATCCGGAGGTGCTGGACGCCTTCAAGAAGGAAACCGGCATCACGGTCGTCTACGACACCTTCGACCAGATGGAGACGGTCGAGACCAAGCTTCTCGCCGGCAAGACCGGCTATGACCTGATCGTCGTCACGGCCTCCTTCCTGCCGCGCCACATCCCGCTCGGCCTCTACCAGCCGGTCGACAAGGACAAGGCGCCGAACCTGAGGAATCTCTGGCCGGAAATCCAGACGCGCCTCTCCAAATACGATCCCGGCAACAAATACGCCGTGAACTACATGTGGGGCACGACCGGGGTCGGCTACAACACCGCCAAGATCAAGGAACGCCTCGGTCCGGACGCCGTGATCGACAGCTGGAAGATCGTCTTCGAGCCGGAGCAGCTCAAGAAGCTCTCCAACTGCGGCGTTCATGTGCTCGATGCGGTCGAGGAGATGTTCCCGGCGGCGCTGCGCTATCTCGGGCTCGATCCCGACTCCAAGAACGAGGCCGATCTCAACAAGGCCGGGGAACTCCTGCGCAAGATTCGCCCTCACATCCAGAAATTCCACTCCTCGGAATACATCAACGCCCTGGCGAACGGCGATATCTGCCTGGCCGTCGGCTATTCCGGCGACATCCTCCAGGCGAAGAAGCGCGCCGAGGAGGCCAAGAATGGCGTCCAGATCGCCTATTCCATCCCGAAGGAAGGCGCGCTGATGTGGTTCGACTCCTTCGTGATCCCGAAGGACGCCGGCAATGTCGACGCTGCCATGAAGTTCATCGACTTCGTCAACCGGCCCGCGATGGCGGCGAAGAACTCGGACTTCATCCAATATGCCAACGGCAACATCGCCTCGAAGCCGCTGCTCTCGGCGGCGGTGCGCGACAACCCCGGTATCTACCCGTCCGACGCGGTGATGGCGCGGCTCTATACGATCACGCCCTATGACCAGAAGGCCCAGCGGCTGGTGAACCGGCTCTGGATCCGCGTCAAGACCGGCAAGTGA
- the scpA gene encoding methylmalonyl-CoA mutase — translation MTAIPDFTKLAFADVAPASPVLPTGEAWLTPEGIPVKPVFTADDRDGLPFVDTLPGIAPYLRGPYPTMYVNQPWTIRQYAGFSTAEDSNAFYRRNLAAGQKGLSVAFDLATHRGYDSDHPRVGGDVGMAGVAIDSIYDMRTLFSGIPLDQMSVSMTMNGAVLPVLALYIVAAEEQGVSQAKLSGTIQNDILKEFMVRNTYIYPPGPSMRAIGDIFAFTSANMPKFNSISISGYHMQEAGATQDLELGYTLADGVEYIRAGQRAGLGVDIFAPRLSFFWAIGMNFFMEVAKMRAARLIWPKLVKDFGAQNEKSLPLRTHCQTSGWSLTAQDVFNNVPRTMIEAMAATQGHTQSLHTNALDEALALPTDFSARIARNTQIVLQQESGTTRIIDPWGGSYYVERLTAELAKKAWEHIREVEALGGMAKAIEAGIPKLRIEEAAAKTQARIDGRQQAIIGVNCFKPDNEAAIEVLKVDNASVRAQQLDKLRRLKAERNEGDVEAALTALTNGAAGDANLLDLAVKAARAKATVGEISMAMEKVFGRHRAEIKAISGVYKREVGEMNPAVTRVQMMCQAFEEADGRRPRILVAKMGQDGHDRGQKVIASAFADLGFDVDIGPLFATPDEAARQAVENDVHIVGVSSLAAGHLTLVPELKAALAQAGRPDIMIVVGGVIPPQDFEALIEAGASAIFPPGTVIADAAEKLLEELNQRLGYVQRTAAE, via the coding sequence ATGACCGCGATCCCGGACTTCACGAAGCTCGCCTTCGCCGATGTGGCGCCGGCATCCCCGGTGCTACCGACAGGCGAAGCCTGGCTGACGCCGGAAGGCATCCCGGTGAAGCCTGTCTTTACGGCCGATGACCGCGACGGGCTGCCTTTCGTCGATACGCTGCCGGGCATCGCGCCCTATCTGCGCGGCCCCTACCCGACCATGTACGTCAACCAGCCCTGGACGATCCGGCAATATGCCGGCTTCTCGACGGCTGAGGATTCGAACGCCTTCTACCGGCGCAACCTCGCCGCCGGGCAGAAGGGCCTCTCCGTCGCCTTCGACCTCGCAACCCACCGCGGTTACGACAGCGACCATCCGCGCGTCGGCGGCGATGTCGGCATGGCCGGCGTCGCGATCGATTCGATCTACGACATGCGCACGCTGTTCTCCGGCATCCCGCTCGACCAGATGAGCGTGTCGATGACGATGAACGGCGCGGTCCTGCCGGTGCTGGCGCTCTACATCGTCGCGGCGGAAGAACAGGGCGTATCGCAGGCCAAGCTCTCCGGGACCATCCAGAACGATATCCTCAAGGAGTTCATGGTCCGCAACACCTATATCTATCCGCCCGGCCCCTCGATGCGGGCGATCGGCGACATCTTCGCCTTCACCTCGGCCAACATGCCGAAATTCAACTCGATCTCGATCTCCGGCTATCACATGCAGGAGGCCGGAGCGACGCAGGACCTCGAGCTCGGCTACACGCTGGCCGATGGCGTCGAATATATCCGCGCCGGCCAGCGGGCGGGCCTGGGCGTCGATATCTTCGCGCCGCGCCTGTCGTTCTTCTGGGCAATCGGCATGAACTTCTTCATGGAAGTCGCCAAGATGCGCGCGGCACGGCTGATCTGGCCCAAGCTCGTCAAGGATTTCGGCGCGCAGAACGAGAAATCCCTGCCGCTGCGCACGCATTGCCAGACGAGCGGCTGGTCGCTGACGGCGCAGGACGTGTTCAACAACGTGCCGCGCACGATGATCGAGGCGATGGCGGCGACGCAGGGCCACACCCAGTCGCTGCACACCAATGCGCTCGACGAGGCGCTGGCGCTGCCGACCGATTTCTCCGCCCGCATCGCCCGCAATACGCAGATCGTGCTGCAGCAGGAAAGCGGCACCACTCGCATCATCGACCCCTGGGGCGGCTCCTATTATGTCGAGCGGCTGACCGCCGAATTGGCGAAGAAGGCCTGGGAGCATATCAGGGAAGTCGAGGCGCTCGGCGGCATGGCCAAGGCGATCGAGGCCGGCATCCCGAAGCTTCGGATCGAGGAGGCCGCGGCCAAGACGCAGGCGCGCATCGATGGCCGCCAGCAGGCGATCATCGGCGTCAACTGCTTCAAGCCGGACAACGAGGCCGCGATCGAGGTGCTGAAGGTCGACAACGCCTCGGTCCGCGCCCAGCAGCTCGACAAGCTCAGGCGCCTCAAGGCCGAGCGAAACGAGGGCGACGTCGAGGCGGCGCTGACCGCGCTGACAAACGGCGCGGCGGGTGATGCCAACCTGCTCGACCTCGCCGTCAAGGCGGCTCGCGCCAAGGCGACTGTCGGCGAAATCTCGATGGCGATGGAAAAGGTCTTCGGGCGCCATCGGGCCGAGATCAAGGCGATCTCGGGTGTCTACAAGCGGGAGGTCGGCGAGATGAACCCAGCCGTCACGCGCGTCCAGATGATGTGCCAGGCGTTCGAGGAGGCCGATGGGCGCCGCCCGCGCATCCTCGTCGCCAAGATGGGGCAGGACGGGCATGATCGCGGCCAGAAGGTGATCGCCTCGGCCTTCGCCGACCTCGGCTTCGACGTCGATATCGGCCCGCTCTTCGCGACGCCGGACGAGGCGGCGCGGCAGGCGGTCGAGAACGACGTCCATATCGTCGGCGTCTCGTCGCTCGCGGCCGGCCACCTGACGCTCGTGCCGGAACTGAAGGCCGCGCTCGCCCAGGCCGGTCGCCCCGACATCATGATCGTCGTCGGCGGCGTCATCCCGCCGCAGGATTTCGAGGCGCTGATCGAGGCCGGCGCCTCGGCGATCTTCCCGCCCGGCACGGTCATCGCCGATGCCGCAGAGAAGCTGCTCGAAGAATTGAACCAGCGCCTCGGCTACGTGCAGCGGACAGCGGCGGAGTAA
- a CDS encoding ABC transporter permease subunit codes for MSAGASLRRLVVAVPYLWLALFFLAPFAIVLRMAFSQAATALPPYAPHWEGLAQLGEFLSQLDLANFSLLGDDALYWQSYLYSLRIAGLTTLFALAIGYPLAYAMASAPPRWRGMLLVFVILPFWTSFLIRVYAWIGILRPDGLLDASLAFLGFEAEPLRLLNTETAVLLGMVYSYLPFMVLPLFATLEKLDRGLLEAAADLGARPLTAFLTVTLPLSLPGILAGSALVFIPAVGEFVIPDLLGGPDTVMIGKVLWNEFFSNRDWPLASAVAVVLLVVLVLPLVLLQRARLRREMAA; via the coding sequence ATGAGTGCTGGGGCCAGTCTTCGCCGCCTCGTCGTGGCCGTGCCCTATCTCTGGCTGGCGCTGTTCTTCCTCGCGCCCTTCGCCATCGTCCTGCGCATGGCGTTCTCGCAGGCGGCGACCGCCCTGCCGCCCTACGCACCGCATTGGGAGGGCTTGGCCCAGCTCGGCGAATTCCTCTCCCAACTCGACCTGGCGAACTTCAGCCTACTCGGCGACGATGCGCTCTACTGGCAGAGCTATCTCTATTCGCTGCGCATCGCGGGCTTGACGACGCTGTTCGCGCTCGCGATCGGCTATCCGCTCGCCTATGCCATGGCCTCGGCACCGCCGCGCTGGCGCGGCATGCTGCTCGTCTTCGTCATCCTGCCGTTCTGGACCTCCTTCCTGATCCGCGTCTACGCCTGGATCGGCATCCTCAGGCCCGACGGGCTGCTCGATGCGTCTTTGGCCTTCCTCGGCTTCGAGGCCGAGCCGCTGCGCCTACTAAACACCGAGACGGCGGTGCTGCTCGGCATGGTCTATTCCTACTTGCCCTTCATGGTGCTGCCGCTCTTCGCGACACTGGAGAAGCTCGACCGCGGCCTGCTCGAAGCGGCCGCCGATCTCGGCGCGAGGCCGTTGACGGCATTCCTCACCGTAACCCTGCCGCTTTCCCTGCCGGGTATCCTCGCCGGCTCGGCGCTGGTCTTCATCCCGGCGGTCGGCGAATTCGTCATTCCCGACCTGCTGGGCGGACCGGATACCGTGATGATCGGCAAGGTGCTGTGGAACGAGTTCTTCTCCAACCGGGACTGGCCTCTGGCCTCGGCCGTAGCGGTGGTGCTGCTCGTCGTGCTGGTCTTGCCCCTCGTCCTGCTCCAGCGCGCGCGGCTGCGGCGGGAGATGGCGGCATGA
- a CDS encoding type II toxin-antitoxin system PemK/MazF family toxin, which produces MKRGDLVTVALAGDFGKPRPALIVQADPFDLTATVTVLLLSSDLVDAPLIRLTIQPNAANGLRLASQIMVDKAMTVRRDRIGQIFGRVDPDMMIAVNRSLALFLGLG; this is translated from the coding sequence ATGAAGCGAGGCGATCTCGTCACCGTCGCGCTCGCCGGCGATTTCGGCAAACCCCGCCCTGCCCTGATCGTCCAGGCAGACCCGTTCGATCTGACGGCGACGGTCACGGTTCTGCTGCTCTCCAGCGACCTCGTCGATGCGCCGCTGATCAGGCTGACCATTCAACCCAATGCCGCGAACGGGCTGCGCCTCGCCTCCCAGATCATGGTCGACAAGGCGATGACCGTTCGCCGGGACCGGATCGGCCAGATTTTCGGCCGCGTCGATCCGGACATGATGATCGCGGTCAACCGTTCGCTCGCGCTGTTCCTCGGCCTCGGCTGA
- a CDS encoding DUF2267 domain-containing protein — translation MEELITRVAAASGLNEDLARKAIGIILAFLQKEGPPAEIGQLMAALPGAQDLANAEGGAKGGLLGAVGGLMGGGGGVMALGGQLMGAGLSMGQIQSVSKEMFAVGREKAGEDAMGAIVGAIPGLGQFV, via the coding sequence ATGGAAGAACTGATTACGCGGGTCGCTGCGGCGTCCGGGCTGAACGAGGACCTCGCCCGCAAGGCGATCGGCATCATCCTCGCCTTCCTGCAGAAGGAGGGTCCGCCGGCCGAGATCGGCCAGTTGATGGCCGCGCTGCCGGGCGCGCAGGACCTCGCCAACGCCGAGGGCGGCGCCAAGGGCGGCCTGCTAGGTGCCGTTGGCGGCCTGATGGGCGGCGGCGGCGGCGTCATGGCGCTCGGCGGCCAGCTGATGGGCGCCGGCCTGTCGATGGGCCAGATCCAGAGCGTCTCGAAGGAAATGTTCGCCGTTGGCCGTGAAAAGGCGGGCGAAGACGCGATGGGCGCCATCGTCGGCGCGATTCCCGGCCTCGGCCAGTTCGTCTGA
- a CDS encoding methylmalonyl-CoA mutase subunit beta codes for MNSVAPSDLPYLDAFPAPSGDAWRAAVDKVLKGADFEKKLVGRTADGIRIEPLYSAATPAGRALRGEAGRWRVAARIDHPEPGQAKAIALADLEGGADTLTISFAGARAARGYGLVADDVAALDTALDDVMLDLIRLRLDPAPQGRINALLLAALIEKRGHAPADLSIEFGLDPIGVLASHGSLGAPWPEIGCRLAGTIRALQERGFTGPFIAVDSRPYHEAGASEAHELGAMLATAVAYLRALETQGLTLSEARDAIAFTLVADTDEFLAVAKFRAARLLWNRVQQACGLAPKPVTIHAETAWRSLTKRDPWVNLLRGTIAAFSAGVGGADSLSVQPFTAALGLPDVFARRVARNTQLILLEEANLWRVADPAAGAGGFEALTQAICDKAWQAFQEIEQQRGEGLRGIVAGLASGQMQKALADQRASRAKAIATRREPITGTSEFPNIRENAVAVLAVAPVESSKLAPKGHAAEQNQGELIRSFVDGAGRAEALIAAGESLRAEPLPSLRLSEPFEVLRDKADALPQRPAVFLATLGPIADFTARAGFARNLFEAGGLAAPSGDGFASDGATDLDALVGGFKGSSAKLACLCGSDAAYANEGAAAAEALAKAGATVWLAGRPIESEAALNKAGVSSFVFMGCDVVETLERAQAIATA; via the coding sequence ATGAATTCGGTTGCCCCATCCGACCTGCCTTATCTCGACGCCTTTCCGGCGCCGTCCGGCGACGCCTGGCGCGCGGCGGTCGACAAGGTTCTGAAGGGCGCCGATTTCGAGAAGAAGCTGGTCGGCCGCACTGCCGACGGCATCCGGATCGAGCCGCTCTACTCTGCTGCCACTCCCGCCGGCCGCGCCTTGCGCGGCGAGGCCGGGCGCTGGCGGGTCGCGGCGCGGATCGACCATCCGGAGCCGGGCCAGGCCAAGGCGATCGCACTGGCAGACCTCGAAGGCGGCGCCGATACGCTGACCATCAGTTTTGCAGGCGCGCGGGCGGCGCGCGGCTACGGTCTCGTCGCCGACGATGTCGCCGCGCTCGATACCGCGCTCGACGATGTCATGCTCGATCTCATCCGCCTGCGGCTCGATCCCGCGCCGCAGGGGCGCATCAACGCCCTTCTGCTCGCCGCTCTGATCGAGAAGCGCGGGCATGCGCCAGCCGATCTTTCCATCGAATTCGGCCTCGATCCGATCGGCGTTCTCGCCAGCCACGGCTCCCTCGGCGCACCCTGGCCCGAGATCGGCTGCCGGCTCGCCGGTACGATCCGCGCCCTGCAGGAACGCGGTTTCACGGGGCCGTTCATCGCCGTCGACAGCCGCCCCTATCATGAGGCCGGTGCTAGCGAGGCGCACGAACTCGGCGCGATGCTGGCCACCGCCGTCGCCTATCTGCGCGCGCTCGAAACGCAGGGGCTGACACTCTCCGAGGCCCGCGATGCGATTGCCTTCACCCTCGTCGCGGACACCGACGAGTTTCTGGCGGTCGCGAAGTTTCGCGCTGCCCGGCTGCTCTGGAACCGCGTCCAGCAGGCCTGTGGGCTGGCGCCAAAGCCCGTCACGATCCATGCGGAGACGGCCTGGCGCTCGCTGACCAAGCGCGATCCTTGGGTCAACCTGCTGCGTGGGACCATCGCCGCCTTCTCCGCCGGAGTCGGAGGCGCCGACTCCCTGTCCGTCCAGCCCTTCACCGCCGCGCTCGGCCTGCCCGATGTCTTTGCTCGCCGCGTCGCCCGCAATACGCAGCTCATCCTGCTCGAAGAGGCCAATCTCTGGCGCGTCGCCGATCCTGCGGCAGGTGCCGGCGGTTTCGAGGCGCTGACGCAGGCGATCTGCGACAAGGCGTGGCAGGCATTCCAGGAGATCGAGCAACAGCGCGGCGAGGGCTTGCGCGGCATCGTCGCCGGGCTCGCCAGCGGCCAGATGCAGAAGGCCCTCGCGGATCAGCGGGCAAGTCGGGCAAAGGCCATCGCCACGCGCCGAGAGCCGATCACAGGCACCAGCGAGTTCCCCAATATCCGCGAAAACGCCGTCGCAGTGCTCGCGGTCGCGCCGGTGGAATCGTCCAAGCTTGCGCCCAAAGGCCATGCCGCCGAGCAGAACCAGGGTGAGCTCATCCGCTCCTTCGTCGATGGCGCCGGCAGGGCCGAGGCCCTGATCGCCGCCGGCGAAAGCCTGCGCGCAGAGCCCCTGCCCTCGCTGAGACTGTCGGAGCCGTTCGAGGTGCTGCGCGACAAGGCCGATGCCTTGCCGCAGCGCCCCGCCGTCTTCCTCGCCACGCTCGGCCCGATCGCCGATTTCACCGCTCGCGCCGGCTTCGCCCGCAACCTGTTCGAAGCCGGTGGGCTTGCCGCACCGAGCGGGGACGGTTTTGCCAGCGACGGCGCCACCGATCTCGACGCGCTGGTCGGCGGCTTCAAGGGCTCGAGCGCGAAGCTCGCCTGCCTGTGCGGCAGCGATGCCGCCTATGCCAATGAAGGCGCCGCAGCCGCCGAGGCGCTCGCCAAGGCCGGCGCGACGGTCTGGCTCGCCGGACGCCCTATCGAGAGCGAAGCCGCGTTGAACAAGGCCGGCGTGTCCTCATTCGTCTTCATGGGTTGCGATGTGGTCGAGACGCTCGAACGCGCGCAAGCCATCGCGACCGCCTGA
- a CDS encoding ABC transporter permease — protein sequence MKRLGPGLILALIVGFAFLYLPILTLIAYSFNASRLVTVWGGFSTHWYGALMQNQPLLDAAWLSIRLGFVSATLATILGTLAALALARHGRFTGRTLFSGMVLAPLVMPEVVTGLSLLLLFVAVDVERGFWTVTVAHATFSLGFACIVVQSRLAGFDRSLEEAAQDLGATPVVTFWTVTLPLIWPAVAAAWMLAFTLSLDDLVIASFTTGPGATTLPMRLYSAVKLGVSPEINAACTIMIGAVAVVVIAASLLLKREQLSDS from the coding sequence ATGAAGCGGCTCGGCCCCGGACTCATTCTCGCGCTGATCGTCGGCTTCGCTTTCCTCTATCTGCCGATCCTGACGCTGATCGCGTACTCGTTCAACGCCTCGCGGCTGGTGACGGTCTGGGGCGGCTTCTCGACGCATTGGTACGGCGCGCTGATGCAGAACCAGCCGCTGCTCGACGCCGCCTGGCTTTCGATCCGCCTCGGCTTCGTCTCGGCGACGCTCGCAACGATCCTCGGCACGCTTGCAGCCCTCGCTCTCGCGCGCCATGGGCGCTTCACGGGGCGCACGCTGTTCTCCGGCATGGTGCTGGCGCCGCTCGTCATGCCCGAGGTGGTGACGGGCCTGTCGCTGCTGCTGCTCTTCGTGGCTGTCGATGTCGAGCGCGGCTTCTGGACCGTGACCGTCGCCCACGCGACCTTCAGCCTCGGCTTCGCCTGCATCGTCGTCCAGTCGCGGCTCGCCGGCTTCGACCGTTCGCTGGAGGAGGCGGCGCAGGACCTTGGCGCCACGCCCGTCGTCACCTTCTGGACCGTGACTTTGCCCCTGATCTGGCCGGCGGTGGCGGCGGCCTGGATGCTCGCCTTCACGCTTTCGCTCGACGATCTCGTCATCGCCAGCTTCACGACCGGCCCGGGCGCGACCACGCTGCCGATGCGGCTCTATTCCGCGGTCAAGCTCGGCGTCTCGCCCGAGATCAACGCCGCCTGCACGATCATGATCGGGGCCGTGGCTGTCGTCGTGATCGCGGCTTCACTGCTGCTGAAGCGCGAACAGCTGTCCGACAGTTAA
- a CDS encoding DUF3750 domain-containing protein, with protein sequence MHLFRRFLLFFTLAFLLPLASHAGWWVWQTHAPDWRRADWTSAKLLPAAATEPEATIHVFAARVGRWRGIFAHHSWVVVKERGASTYTRFDVVGWGAPVRVNHRDADGRWFGNVPEPVAEIRGEAAERLIPRIRSAVASYSYSSPGSYLAWPGPNSNSFVQHVLSEVPELREALPPTAIGKDWRADGLFAGLTPSRTGVQASLYGLAGVTVGWVEGVEINLLGLVAGFDLRSPALKLPGWGRIGV encoded by the coding sequence ATGCATCTTTTCCGCCGTTTCCTGCTGTTCTTCACTCTCGCCTTCCTGTTGCCGCTGGCATCCCATGCCGGCTGGTGGGTCTGGCAGACGCACGCCCCCGACTGGCGCCGCGCCGACTGGACGAGTGCGAAGCTTCTGCCTGCCGCCGCGACGGAGCCCGAGGCGACGATCCACGTCTTCGCAGCCCGGGTCGGCCGCTGGCGCGGCATCTTCGCGCATCATTCCTGGGTCGTGGTGAAGGAACGCGGCGCCAGCACCTATACGCGCTTCGACGTGGTCGGCTGGGGCGCCCCTGTGCGGGTCAATCATCGCGACGCGGACGGGCGCTGGTTCGGCAATGTGCCGGAACCGGTGGCCGAGATCCGCGGCGAGGCGGCCGAGCGCCTGATCCCGCGCATCCGTTCGGCCGTGGCAAGCTACAGCTATTCCAGCCCCGGCAGCTATCTCGCCTGGCCCGGGCCGAACTCGAACAGCTTCGTCCAGCACGTCCTGTCGGAGGTTCCGGAGCTGAGAGAGGCCCTGCCGCCGACGGCGATCGGCAAGGACTGGCGCGCCGATGGCCTGTTCGCCGGTCTCACCCCCAGCCGGACCGGCGTCCAGGCCTCGCTTTACGGGCTGGCCGGCGTGACCGTCGGCTGGGTCGAGGGGGTCGAGATCAATCTCCTGGGCCTCGTCGCCGGCTTCGATCTGCGCAGCCCCGCGCTGAAGCTGCCGGGCTGGGGGCGGATCGGGGTGTGA